The genomic window CAGATCGGTAGGCTTTGTAGGCGTCGATCAGATGTCCAGCTTGGTGGGCCGACATCAGGCCTGCCTCGTCGAGGCTTTCGAGAATGCGAATATTATCGGTGTAACGCACGATCGAAGGGGCTTTATGCGCCCAGGCCAGAGCAGCATATTGAACCATAAACTCGATATCGACAATACCGCCGGAACCCTGCTTGAGGTCGAATGAATCCTTATTGCTCTTATCCAGATGCGCGCGCATTTTATCGCGCATGGCGACCACCTCTTCCTGCAACTTCTGCTCGTCCCGCTGCGAACAAAGCAAGTCGAGTCGCAGCTGCTCAAAATCAGCACTCAGGCGCCCGCTGCCAGCCACCGGACGCGCCCGTACCAGCGCCTGGTGTTCCCAGGTCCAGGCGCTCTCGCGCTGGTACTTGTCGAACGAAGTGAGCGACGTCACCAGCAGGCCGGAGTTACCCGACGGCCGCAGGCGCGTATCCACCTCGTAGAGCGGGCCGCTGAGGGTGCGGGTCTGGAGAATGTGGATCAGACGCTGCGCCAGGCGGGTGTAGAAACTCAGGTTGTCGATGGCGCGCTCGCCTCCGGTTACCCCCTGCGGATCGGCGTCGTGCACGAAGACGATATCCAGGTCAGAGCCGTGGCCCAGCTCGAGCCCGCCAAGTTTGCCGTAGGCAATGATCGCAAAGCGCATATCGTCGGCAGAGGCACCGGCGGGCTCGCCGTACTTTTCCACCACCTGCTGCCAGGCGAGCAGCAGCGACTGCTGCAGGATGGCCTCCGCAAGCCAGGTCAGCGAGTCGCTCACCTTCATCAGTGGCAGTGCCCCGGTGACTTCCTGGGCCGCAATACGCAGCGCCTGCCCCTGCTTGAAATGGCGCAGGGCCTCCATCTGCGCCTCCAGGTCGTCCGGATCCACCCGCAGCATTTCGCGGCGTAATTCATCGGCAATATCTTCCGCCGACGATGGTGCCAGCAGGCGACGACTATCCAGCAGCTCGTCTAGCAGGATCGGATGGCGGGCCAGCTGGTCAGCGATAAAGGGGCTGGCGCTGCAGAGTCGCAGCAGCTGGCTCAAGACCGGGGGGTTCTCGTTGATCAACACCAGGTAGGCACTGCGTCGCAGCACTGCACGCACCAGCGGCAATACCCGCTGCACCGCCAGCAGGGGTTGATCCTCCTGTGCGGCCGCCGCCAGCAGCAGCGGCATAAACTGGTCGAGACGCTCGCGGGCGGCATTGGGCAGGGCCCGCACCATTGTCGAGTCATGGAGCTCGGCGATGGGCTGCAGGGCCTCCTCCGCAGGTTCGAATCCGGCGCGCTGCAAGCTGAGAAGATTAACTTCGCGGCTGTCCTCGTTACTGCAGCTGGCCCAGAGTCCCTCCCATTCTTCGGCCGCGCTGGGCTCGGCGATCTCCTCCGGTGGTGCGATGACGATATCGAATTCCCGCTGAATCAGTTGGCGCGCCTCGGCCAGGTCGCCCAGCAGCACCTCCCAGTTATCGCGCCCAAGGGCAAACGCCAGAGCCTCGCGGCGAAGCGCTTCGGCGGGCAGGGTCTGGGTCTGCTGGTCTCGCTCTGCCTGCAGGGCGTGCTCTACCCGGCGCAACAGCACGTATGCTTCCGCCAGCACTTCGGCAACGCCGCTCTCCAGATGGCCGTCCTCCTCCAATAGGGGCAGCAACTTGAGCAGGTTGCGCTCCCGCAATGCCGGTTCACGCCCGCCGCGAATCAATTGGAATGCCTGGGCAATGAATTCCACTTCACGGATGCCGCCGCGCCCCAGCTTGATATTGTCATCCAGGCCCCGTGCGCGGACCTGCCGCTGGATCAGCCCCTTCATCTCCCGCAGGGCATCGATGGCACTGAAGTCGATATAGCGGCGATAGGTAAAGGGTCGCAACATCTCCATCAGTTCCGCGCCGAGCTCGGTATCACCCGCTACCGGCCGCGCCTTGACCATGGCATAGCGCTCCCACTCCCGGCCCTGGGTCTGGTAATAGTCCTCCATAGCGGCGAAGTGGCTCACCAGCGGGCCGCTGTCACCATAGGGGCGCAGGCGCATGTCGACGCGGAAGACGAAGCCGTCGGCAGTCATGGCGTCGAGAGATTTAATCAGCCGCTGGCCCAGGCGCTCGAAGAACTTCTGGTTCTCGAGCCCGCGCTCGCCATCGCACTCGCCGGGTTCGGGGTAGGCAAAAATCAGGTCGATATCCGAGGAGAGGTTGAGTTCCCGCGCTCCCAGCTTGCCCATGCCCAGCACCACCATGGACTGGGCATTGCCAGCGCGGTCCCGCGGCTCGCCATAGCGGGCCACGAGGTCGCGGTGATGCCAGTCGAGGGCGGCCTGGGCACAGGTCTCCGCCAGCTCCGACAGTCGCAGGCACACGCGGGGGATACCCCACTGCCCGGCAAAGTCGCGCCAGATCACCTCGGCGGTGACGCGGTTCCGCAACCGCCGCAGGGCGCGATCGAGTTCCGCTTCCTCGTCGATGGTACGCATCCAGTCCGCGTCGAGCCCCAGGTCATCTTCCTGCAGCAACTGCGGCAACAGATCCGGATAGCGGCAGCACTGCTGCACGAAGAAGTCCGAGCCAACAAAGCTGCGGGCGACGGCAAGTTGCGCGTCCGCAGCGCCAAGGGCCGCGGAAACCTTGCCGAACAGCTCTTCACCGGCTGCCTCACACCAGCGCAGCCAGCGCTCCTCCAGCAGTGGCTGCAATTCCGCGGGACAGTGAGCGGCGTCGAACATGGCGTGGATCATCCTTAAAACATAACCGGAAAAGAAAGCTTAGGGCGCTCTGGCTCTGGAGATCAGAAGGCAATATCCGGTGGTGGTGCCACCCGCAGAACCTCCGCCACGGTAGTGATGCCGGCGGCAACCTTCCTGGCACCGGAAAGGCGCAGACTGTTCATTCCCTCGCGCATCGCCTGACGGCGCAGCACCTGCAGGTCACAGTCTGGTGTCACCAGGCCCTGGATCGACTCGGTGAATGGCAGTATCTCGTAAATCCCCTGACGGCCGCGGTAACCGGTATTGCGGCATTCAAGGCAGCCCTCCGGGCGGTACACCACCTCGGGCTTGGGCGCTTTCCAGGGTTTGGTGAGGGCCTGCCAGTCGTCATCGCTGACGCTGTCGGGCTGCTTGCAGGCCGGGCACAGGGTGCGCACCAGGCGCTGGGCCATCACACCGAGCACGGAGGATTTCAGCAGGTAATGGGGCAACCCGAGATCCAGCAGGCGGGTCACAGCGGTGGGCGCATCGTTGGTGTGCAGTGTGGAAATCACCAGGTGGCCCGTGAGCGCCGCCTGCACGGCCATCTGTGCCGTTTCCAGGTCGCGGATCTCCCCCACCATGATGATGTCCGGATCCTGTCGCATCAGGGTGCGGATACCGGCGGCAAAATCCAGCCCGATGGCGTGGTGCACCTGGGTCTGGTTGAAGCTCTCCTCCACCATCTCGATCGGATCCTCGATGGTGGAGACATTTACCTCGCTGGTAGCCAGCTGCTTGAGGCCGGTATATAGCGTGGTGGTCTTACCGGAGCCGGTGGGACCGGTCACCAGCACGATGCCATTGGGGCGCCCCAGCATGGTCTGCCAGCGGGCCAGGTCATCGCCACCGAGGCCCAGATCGCTGTAGGAACGCGCCAACACTTCCGGATCGAAGATCCGCATCACCAGCTTTTCGCCAAATGCGGTAGGCAGGGTGGAGAGGCGTAGTTCCACCTCGCGGCCGTCCGGGCGCTTGGTCTTGATGCGGCCGTCCTGCGGCTTGCGCTTCTCGGCAACATTCATGCGCCCGAGAATCTTCAGACGGCTGGTGACCGCGGCATTGACCTGGTCCGGCAGGTCGTGGATTGGGTGCAGTACCCCGTCGATGCGAAAGCGGATCCGGCCCACTTCACGCCGCGGCTCGATGTGGATATCACTGGCACGCTGATCAAAGGCGTGTTGCAACAGCCAGTCGACGATATTGACGATATGCTGGTCGTTGGCCTCCGGATCCTTGAGGCTGCCCAGCTCTAGCAGCTGCTCGAAGTTGCCGCTGGAGGAACTGCCCTTGAGGCCGCTGGCACCGGAGATGGATTTGGCCAGTGAATAGAATTCGACGCAATAGCGCTGGATGTCCGCCGGATCCGCCACCACCCGCTGCACCGAGCGGCCACTGGTGTGCTCCAGCTGCTCTTCCCAACCATGGGTAAACGGCTGCGCTGTGGCCACCAGCAGTGAGTCCTTACTCGCCTCTACACAGAGAATCTGGTGGCGCTTGGCAAACTGGAAGCTCATCACCTCGGTGATGGCCGCCACATTCACTTTCAGCGGATCGATATGGTACAGCCGGTGCGAGGCAATCTCGGCCAACCACTGAGTCAGGGTCTCACCGTCCAGCACCCGCCCGGGGGACTTGAGGTTCTCCAGCTCACAGCTGGCGATATAGGTAAGCGGGTGCATCTGGGCCTGCTCGGCAGTGCGCGGCGTACCGATCACCCGGTTGGCGTCCGGGCGGCTGACATAGCCCTGGGCCACCAGGTCCTCCAGCAATCCCGCCAGATCCAGCAACCTGTCCGCCAATTTGCTCACCGCCATAGGAAACACCCATCTTCTATTCTTTTGCTTGAACACCCGGGTTACCTTGCCCGGCGTCCGACCGACGGGGCATTGTAGCCCTATCGGCGACACCCAGCAGTGCAATCTATTCACCCGGTTACCGTGATCGCCACGGTTTAAGGTACCATGCGCGCGTTTTCGACCCCGAGCCAAGGAGCTAACCATGGCCCTGACCAACATTGCCAACCTGTTTGGCCGCTCACCGATCAAACCGATCAAAGAGCATATGGCGACCGCCCACGAGGCCTCCGCCGACCTGGTTCCCTTCTTCGAGGCCCTGATTCAGGGCGATCTGGCCAAGGCCGAGGAAATTCAGAAACGTATTTCCGCCGCCGAGAACCGTGCCGACGATATCAAGCGCGACCTGCGCCTGCACCTGCCGGACAGCCTGTTTATGCCGGTGTCCCGCTCCGATCTGCTGGAGCTGCTGCACGCCCAGGACAAGATCGCCAACACTGCCCAGGATATCGCCGGCCTGTCCATCGGCCGCAAGATGGAGATTCCCGCCAAGCTGCAGAACCAGATGGCCACTTTCGTCGAGAGCGCCGTCGCCACCTCGGCCCAGGCCCTGCGTGCCATCAATGAGTTGGACGAGCTTCTCGAATCCGGCTTCGCCGGTCGCGAGGTGGATATCGCCCAGCGCATGACCGAAGAGCTGGACGACCTGGAGCGCAAGTCCGACAAGCTTGAAGTCGAAATTCGCGCCTCCCTGTTCGAGATCGAAAAAGACCTGCCGCCGGTGGACGTGATCTTCCTGTACCGCGTGATCGAGTGGATCGGCGATCTGGCCGACTGCGCCCACGGCGTGGGCAACCGATTACAGTTACTGCTGGCGCGATAAGGGGGAAGTACGATGGAAATTATCAGTCAGTACGGGCATATCTTCCTGATCATGGCCTGTGTATTCGGCTTCTTCATGGCCTGGGGTGTGGGTGCCAACGATGTCGCCAACGCCATGGGCACCTCGGTGGGGTCCCGCGCCCTGACCATCAAGCAGGCGATCCTGATCGCCATGATTTTCGAGTTTGCCGGCGCCTACCTGGCCGGTGGCGAGGTGACGTCCACCATCCGCAAGGGCATCATCGACTCGGATATCTTCTCAGACCAACCTGAATTGCTGGTGTACGGCATGCTATCGGCGCTCCTGGCCGCGGGCACCTGGCTGTTGATTGCCAGTATCCTCGGCTGGCCGGTCTCTACCACACACTCCATCGTCGGTGCCATCGTCGGTTTCTCCGCCGTCGGCATCTCCGTCGATGCCGTGGCCTGGGGCAAGGTGGGCAGCATTGTTGCAAGCTGGGTGGTATCACCCGTGCTGGCCGGCACCATATCCTTCCTGCTGTTCCGCAGTGTGCAGCGGCTGATCCTCAATACCGAGGACCCGTTTGCCAACGCCAAGCGCTATATCCCGCTCTACATGTTTGCCGTCGGCTGGATGATCGCCATGGTCACCCTGACCAAAGGCCTCAAGCATGTGTTCAAGGATGCGAATATCCAGCTGAACTTCCTCCAGGATGCTGGTATCGCCGCCATTGCCGGCCTGATCGTCATGGGCATTGGTATCGTGATGCTGAAGCGCATCAAACGCGACCCCAGCCGCGAGAAGGACAACCGCTTCTACAACGTGGAGCGGGTTTTCGCCATCCTGATGGTCTTTACCGCCTGCGCCATGGCGTTCGCTCACGGCTCCAACGACGTGGCCAACGCCGTCGGTCCGCTGGCTGCAGTGGTCAACACGGTGCAGATGGGCGCAGTGACCGCCAAGGCCACCATGCCCTCCTGGATTCTGCTGCTTGGTGGTGCCGGTATTGTGGTCGGCCTGGCCACTTACGGCTTCAAGGTAATGGCCACCATCGGCCGCAAGATCACCGAACTGACGCCGAGCCGTGGTTTCGCTGCCGAGCTGGGCGCGGCGGCCACGGTCGTGCTGGCCTCCGGCACCGGCCTGCCGATCTCCACCACCCACACCCTCGTCGGTGCGGTGCTGGGCGTGGGCCTGGCGCGGGGTATCGGCGCACTGAACCTGCGCATGATTACCACCATCGCGGCGTCCTGGGTGGTCACCCTGCCCGCCGGCGCTGGTCTCGCTATCCTGTTTTTCTTCTTCTTCAAGGGCATCTTCGGCTAGCCGCCGACCTCTCAGCCCTGTTACAAAGGGGAGCGACGCCAAGCGTCGCTCCCCTTTTTTATTACGATAAAAAACGCACGTGGACACCACCATGCGACTACCCATCTACCAGGCCGATGCCTTCACCAGCCGGATCTTCGGCGGTAACCCAGCGGCACTGGTGCCGTTCGAGCAGTGGCCTCATAACGAACTACTGCAGCGGATCGCCACGGAAAACAATCTCTCCGAGACCGCCTTTACCGTGCCGGCAGAGGATGGTTTCGAATTGCGCTGGTTCACCCCCGCGGCGGAAGTGCCACTATGCGGCCACGCGACTCTCGCCACAGCGCACCTGCTGTGGACCCAGTTAGGATTTTCCCGAAATGAAATCCACTTCTCTACCCGCAGCGGACTCCTGACTGCCAGGCGCGAAGGTGACCGCATCGCGCTGGATTTCCCTGCACAAAAACTGCGCTCACTGAAGCTGGAATCGCAATTTACCGCGCCTTTCGCCGCAGAACCGCGCGAAGTGCTGGCCGAGGACGCCGACGGCGGCAAACTGCTGCTCGTCTTTGCCGACGCAGAGACGGTAGCCGCCCTGCAACCGGACTTTCGTGCAGTGGCGATCCTTCCCTATCAGGGGATTGTCTGCACCGCGGAGGGAAAGGGCTGCGACTTCGTCAGCCGTTTTTTTGCGCCCAATGTGGGAATCGACGAGGATCCCGTCACCGGCTCCGCCCACACCCTGCTCACGCCTTTCTGGGCAGAGCGACTGGGAAAAACTGCCATGCAGGCGCAGCAGGTCTCGCCCCGTGGCGGCGAGCTGGAATGCGAACTGCAAGGCGAGCGGGTCATCCTGCGGGGCCGGGCAGTGACCTATCTGCGCGGGGAAATTTTCATCCAGGAATGAGCGGACAGATCACCAGTAGTGGTAGTGGAGTCTTTCCGCTTTGCGCGGGCCGCTAATGGCCCAGATCAGCTCAATCTCGCTGCCGTGAAACAGCAGGTCGGCGGTATAGGTATCAGCCCCGCAGAGGTGAGGAGTCACCTGGCGCAGGCCATGGACAGTGACCGGGGCCAGCTCAAACAGCAACACCGGATCCTCCCGCCGCTGGTGTTCCAGCCGCACACGGTCCTCCAGGCGCCCCCAGCGGTAGCGGTTACGCATGGGCAGGGTGCGGCCGTCACTGCGGGTAAACTGCGCTTCTTCTTCAAACAGCAGCAGATCGCCACAGCGGGACACTGCAACCTTACCGCGCCCATGGCCGTGCCAGTCCGTAGCGGAGCCGGCACTATTGCTGGCGGTAAAACTGAATTCTGTGACTTTCGCGAGACGTGACCATAGCGCCTCGATGACTTTCTTTTGATCAACCACTGACTAGGAAACCATGTCGCTACTGATTTTCGTCACTGTGCTCTGGGCCTTTTCATTCAGCCTAATCGGCGTTTATCTGGCCGGCCAGGTGGACAGCTATTTTGCCGTACTTACCCGCATCCTGTTGGCCGGACTGGCGTTCCTGCCCGCCTTTCGCTGGCGTGGCTGCGACCGACGCACGGCTCTGGGGCTGATGGCCATTGGTGCGGTGCAACTGGGTCTGATGTACCTGTTCTACTACCAATCGTTCCTGCTGCTCAGTGTACCGGAAGTACTGCTGTTCACGATTTTCACCCCGGTTTACATCGCGGTCTTCTATGACTTGCTGGAACGGCGCTTCTCTCCCTGGAACCTGCTGATTGCGGCCGTCGCTGTTGCGGGTGCCGCCATCATCCGCTGGGACCAGCCTGCCGGTAGCTTCTGGGGCGGGTTCCTCGTCGTGCAGGGGGCCAATATCTGCTTCGCTGCGGGGCAGGTAGCTTACAAACAGTTTATGCAGCGCCGGCCAGCCCTGCAGGCCCACACCGCCTTTGCCTGGTTCTATCTCGGTGCAGGTATCGTTGCTGTGGCAGCCTGGGGCCTGCTCGGGCAACCAGCCTATCCGGGCACCCCGACACAATGGGCGGTGCTACTTTGGCTGGGACTGGTTGCCTCCGGACTCGGCTACTACCTGTGGAACCAGGGTGCAACCCGGGTCTCGGCGGGTACCCTGGCCGCCATGAACAACGCACTGATTCCCGCAGGGCTGCTGGTAAATCTGTTAATCTGGAATCGGGACGCGGACCTTCCCCGACTCGCGCTGGGTGGCGTCGTCATCGTCACCTCGGTGCTAATCAGCGAATGGAGAGTCCGGAAAGGCACACAAGCGGCCAAATAAATGGCAGGGAATCCTCATGGCTGACACGCTTCCGAATCTCAAGCAGCAGCTTGCGCAGCTGGTGGCAAGCCCCAGTGTCAGCGCCACCGATCCGAAACTGGATATGGGCAACCGCGGGGTAGTGGAGTTGCTGGCAGCCTGGCTGGAGACTCTCGGCTTTGCCGTCGAGTTGATGCCACTCCCCGACCAGCCCCACAAAGCCAACCTGATTGCCACCCTTTCCAGCGGTGGTCCCGCCGATGGCGGATTAGTGCTCGCGGGCCACACCGATACCGTCCCCTACGATGAGGGGCTCTGGCAATCAGATCCATTCAAGCTGGACGATCGTGACAGCCGCTTTTACGGTCTCGGCAGTACCGACATGAAAGGCTTCTTTCCCATTGCCATCGAGGCCGCCAAGACGTTTGTCGGCAAACCCCTGCGACAGCCGCTGATCATCCTCGCCACCGCCGATGAAGAAACTTCCATGGCCGGCGCCCGCGCTCTGGTTGACGCCGGACGACCCAAGGCCCGCTATGCAGTGATTGGCGAACCGACCGGGCTCAAGCCCATACACATGCACAAGGGCATGATGAT from Microbulbifer aggregans includes these protein-coding regions:
- the glnE gene encoding bifunctional [glutamate--ammonia ligase]-adenylyl-L-tyrosine phosphorylase/[glutamate--ammonia-ligase] adenylyltransferase — protein: MFDAAHCPAELQPLLEERWLRWCEAAGEELFGKVSAALGAADAQLAVARSFVGSDFFVQQCCRYPDLLPQLLQEDDLGLDADWMRTIDEEAELDRALRRLRNRVTAEVIWRDFAGQWGIPRVCLRLSELAETCAQAALDWHHRDLVARYGEPRDRAGNAQSMVVLGMGKLGARELNLSSDIDLIFAYPEPGECDGERGLENQKFFERLGQRLIKSLDAMTADGFVFRVDMRLRPYGDSGPLVSHFAAMEDYYQTQGREWERYAMVKARPVAGDTELGAELMEMLRPFTYRRYIDFSAIDALREMKGLIQRQVRARGLDDNIKLGRGGIREVEFIAQAFQLIRGGREPALRERNLLKLLPLLEEDGHLESGVAEVLAEAYVLLRRVEHALQAERDQQTQTLPAEALRREALAFALGRDNWEVLLGDLAEARQLIQREFDIVIAPPEEIAEPSAAEEWEGLWASCSNEDSREVNLLSLQRAGFEPAEEALQPIAELHDSTMVRALPNAARERLDQFMPLLLAAAAQEDQPLLAVQRVLPLVRAVLRRSAYLVLINENPPVLSQLLRLCSASPFIADQLARHPILLDELLDSRRLLAPSSAEDIADELRREMLRVDPDDLEAQMEALRHFKQGQALRIAAQEVTGALPLMKVSDSLTWLAEAILQQSLLLAWQQVVEKYGEPAGASADDMRFAIIAYGKLGGLELGHGSDLDIVFVHDADPQGVTGGERAIDNLSFYTRLAQRLIHILQTRTLSGPLYEVDTRLRPSGNSGLLVTSLTSFDKYQRESAWTWEHQALVRARPVAGSGRLSADFEQLRLDLLCSQRDEQKLQEEVVAMRDKMRAHLDKSNKDSFDLKQGSGGIVDIEFMVQYAALAWAHKAPSIVRYTDNIRILESLDEAGLMSAHQAGHLIDAYKAYRSEGHRLALQQLPGVVDGDQYKAERKTVSTNWQQLFG
- a CDS encoding GspE/PulE family protein; translation: MAVSKLADRLLDLAGLLEDLVAQGYVSRPDANRVIGTPRTAEQAQMHPLTYIASCELENLKSPGRVLDGETLTQWLAEIASHRLYHIDPLKVNVAAITEVMSFQFAKRHQILCVEASKDSLLVATAQPFTHGWEEQLEHTSGRSVQRVVADPADIQRYCVEFYSLAKSISGASGLKGSSSSGNFEQLLELGSLKDPEANDQHIVNIVDWLLQHAFDQRASDIHIEPRREVGRIRFRIDGVLHPIHDLPDQVNAAVTSRLKILGRMNVAEKRKPQDGRIKTKRPDGREVELRLSTLPTAFGEKLVMRIFDPEVLARSYSDLGLGGDDLARWQTMLGRPNGIVLVTGPTGSGKTTTLYTGLKQLATSEVNVSTIEDPIEMVEESFNQTQVHHAIGLDFAAGIRTLMRQDPDIIMVGEIRDLETAQMAVQAALTGHLVISTLHTNDAPTAVTRLLDLGLPHYLLKSSVLGVMAQRLVRTLCPACKQPDSVSDDDWQALTKPWKAPKPEVVYRPEGCLECRNTGYRGRQGIYEILPFTESIQGLVTPDCDLQVLRRQAMREGMNSLRLSGARKVAAGITTVAEVLRVAPPPDIAF
- a CDS encoding TIGR00153 family protein; this translates as MALTNIANLFGRSPIKPIKEHMATAHEASADLVPFFEALIQGDLAKAEEIQKRISAAENRADDIKRDLRLHLPDSLFMPVSRSDLLELLHAQDKIANTAQDIAGLSIGRKMEIPAKLQNQMATFVESAVATSAQALRAINELDELLESGFAGREVDIAQRMTEELDDLERKSDKLEVEIRASLFEIEKDLPPVDVIFLYRVIEWIGDLADCAHGVGNRLQLLLAR
- a CDS encoding inorganic phosphate transporter; amino-acid sequence: MEIISQYGHIFLIMACVFGFFMAWGVGANDVANAMGTSVGSRALTIKQAILIAMIFEFAGAYLAGGEVTSTIRKGIIDSDIFSDQPELLVYGMLSALLAAGTWLLIASILGWPVSTTHSIVGAIVGFSAVGISVDAVAWGKVGSIVASWVVSPVLAGTISFLLFRSVQRLILNTEDPFANAKRYIPLYMFAVGWMIAMVTLTKGLKHVFKDANIQLNFLQDAGIAAIAGLIVMGIGIVMLKRIKRDPSREKDNRFYNVERVFAILMVFTACAMAFAHGSNDVANAVGPLAAVVNTVQMGAVTAKATMPSWILLLGGAGIVVGLATYGFKVMATIGRKITELTPSRGFAAELGAAATVVLASGTGLPISTTHTLVGAVLGVGLARGIGALNLRMITTIAASWVVTLPAGAGLAILFFFFFKGIFG
- a CDS encoding PhzF family phenazine biosynthesis protein — encoded protein: MRLPIYQADAFTSRIFGGNPAALVPFEQWPHNELLQRIATENNLSETAFTVPAEDGFELRWFTPAAEVPLCGHATLATAHLLWTQLGFSRNEIHFSTRSGLLTARREGDRIALDFPAQKLRSLKLESQFTAPFAAEPREVLAEDADGGKLLLVFADAETVAALQPDFRAVAILPYQGIVCTAEGKGCDFVSRFFAPNVGIDEDPVTGSAHTLLTPFWAERLGKTAMQAQQVSPRGGELECELQGERVILRGRAVTYLRGEIFIQE
- a CDS encoding DUF6314 family protein; the protein is MVDQKKVIEALWSRLAKVTEFSFTASNSAGSATDWHGHGRGKVAVSRCGDLLLFEEEAQFTRSDGRTLPMRNRYRWGRLEDRVRLEHQRREDPVLLFELAPVTVHGLRQVTPHLCGADTYTADLLFHGSEIELIWAISGPRKAERLHYHYW
- a CDS encoding carboxylate/amino acid/amine transporter, producing the protein MSLLIFVTVLWAFSFSLIGVYLAGQVDSYFAVLTRILLAGLAFLPAFRWRGCDRRTALGLMAIGAVQLGLMYLFYYQSFLLLSVPEVLLFTIFTPVYIAVFYDLLERRFSPWNLLIAAVAVAGAAIIRWDQPAGSFWGGFLVVQGANICFAAGQVAYKQFMQRRPALQAHTAFAWFYLGAGIVAVAAWGLLGQPAYPGTPTQWAVLLWLGLVASGLGYYLWNQGATRVSAGTLAAMNNALIPAGLLVNLLIWNRDADLPRLALGGVVIVTSVLISEWRVRKGTQAAK